One window of Chryseobacterium sp. JJR-5R genomic DNA carries:
- the topA gene encoding type I DNA topoisomerase: protein MSKNLVIVESPAKAKTIQKYLGKDFDVKSSFGHIRDLPKKGMGIDLATFSPDYEVSADKKKLVTELKAAVKKAEMVWLASDEDREGEAIAWHLSDELKLKPENRKRIVFHEITKNAILKAIDNPRDIDQNLVNAQQARRVLDRIVGFEMSPVLWKKIKPGLSAGRVQSVAVRLIVEREKEIREFVPKASFRLDGIFLNQAQQEIAAKLKKDFNKEEEAEKFLELAKAAEFKVLNVETKPGTRSASAPFTTSTLQQEASSRLGYNVTNTMRIAQRLYEEGYITYMRTDSVNLSQEAIEGAKKQITSEYGAEYSAPRNYTTKSSSAQEAHEAIRPTDFSVKSIGDVQLNKLYQLIYRRTLASQMANAKIEKTVIEIGNAGLPQNFEAQGEVIIFDGFLKAYGIVKAEDDDEENNEKLLPKVKVGEVLDYKRITATEKFTRPSARYTEAGLVRKLEELGIGRPSTYAPTIQTIQNRGYADKREIEPQTREVVKISLTKNTIKKEILEEKFGGDKNKFVPTDIGEVVNDFLTDHFKEILDYGFTARVEESFDEIASGDQKWKQMMNDFYSKFHPRIEDVEENADRATGERLLGTDPKTGKNVHARIGRFGAMIQIGETDDEEKPVFASLMAGQNIATITFEEALELFKLPFDLNEVDGQPVSVGVGRFGPYVKWGETYISIPKGEDPLSVDQKRAEEIINEKKIADAPIASYKGEPVTKGTGRFGPFIKYRSIFVNVPKKYDFENLSQSDINELIDAKLEKEANRYIQQWEKEKISIENGRWGPFIKFGKAMFKIPKKSDDAKYEGEELKDISLDEVKKWITDQDPKAFAEKKKPAAKKTAAAKKTTATAKKPAAKKPTVKKPTAKK from the coding sequence ATGTCGAAAAATTTAGTAATCGTAGAATCACCGGCCAAGGCAAAAACTATTCAGAAGTATTTAGGAAAAGATTTTGATGTAAAATCCAGTTTCGGACACATCAGGGATCTGCCTAAAAAAGGAATGGGAATAGACCTGGCTACATTCAGCCCGGATTACGAGGTTTCTGCAGACAAAAAGAAATTGGTAACGGAACTGAAAGCGGCAGTGAAGAAAGCCGAAATGGTATGGCTGGCTTCCGATGAAGACCGTGAAGGAGAGGCTATTGCCTGGCACTTGTCAGACGAGTTAAAGCTGAAGCCTGAAAACCGCAAAAGAATTGTCTTCCACGAAATTACCAAAAATGCCATTCTGAAAGCCATTGACAACCCCAGGGATATAGATCAGAACCTGGTGAATGCCCAGCAGGCAAGAAGGGTGTTGGACAGGATCGTAGGTTTTGAAATGTCACCGGTACTCTGGAAAAAAATAAAGCCAGGATTGTCGGCAGGAAGGGTACAGTCCGTTGCCGTAAGATTAATTGTGGAAAGAGAAAAAGAAATCCGCGAATTTGTTCCGAAAGCAAGCTTCAGGCTGGACGGTATTTTTCTGAACCAGGCCCAGCAGGAAATCGCTGCAAAACTTAAGAAAGATTTTAATAAAGAAGAAGAGGCTGAAAAATTCCTGGAACTGGCGAAGGCTGCGGAATTCAAAGTACTGAATGTTGAGACAAAACCGGGAACACGTTCTGCGTCTGCCCCTTTTACCACCTCAACCCTGCAGCAGGAAGCATCATCCAGACTCGGATATAATGTAACCAATACCATGCGTATTGCCCAGCGGTTATACGAAGAAGGGTATATTACGTATATGAGGACAGACTCGGTAAACCTTTCCCAGGAAGCCATTGAAGGCGCAAAAAAACAGATTACTTCAGAATACGGGGCAGAATATTCTGCACCCAGAAATTATACCACAAAATCTTCATCTGCACAGGAAGCCCATGAAGCCATCCGCCCTACGGATTTCAGCGTAAAAAGTATAGGGGATGTTCAGCTGAATAAATTGTACCAGCTGATTTACCGAAGGACCCTTGCTTCACAGATGGCCAATGCCAAAATTGAAAAGACCGTTATTGAAATCGGTAATGCCGGATTGCCTCAGAACTTCGAGGCACAGGGGGAAGTAATTATCTTTGACGGGTTCCTGAAAGCCTACGGGATTGTAAAAGCAGAAGACGATGATGAAGAAAACAATGAAAAGCTGCTTCCGAAAGTAAAAGTAGGGGAAGTTTTAGACTATAAAAGAATCACGGCAACAGAAAAGTTTACAAGACCAAGCGCAAGGTATACGGAAGCCGGCTTGGTAAGAAAACTGGAAGAGTTGGGAATCGGCCGTCCGTCAACCTATGCGCCGACCATTCAGACGATCCAGAACCGTGGATATGCTGATAAAAGAGAAATTGAACCTCAGACCAGAGAGGTGGTAAAAATTTCCCTGACAAAAAATACCATCAAAAAAGAAATCCTTGAAGAAAAGTTCGGAGGCGACAAAAATAAGTTTGTACCTACCGATATCGGGGAAGTGGTGAATGATTTCCTTACCGATCATTTCAAAGAAATCTTGGACTACGGCTTTACGGCGAGAGTAGAGGAAAGTTTTGATGAAATTGCCAGTGGCGACCAGAAATGGAAGCAGATGATGAATGATTTCTACTCGAAATTCCATCCGAGGATTGAAGATGTAGAAGAAAATGCAGACCGCGCCACAGGAGAAAGGCTTTTGGGTACAGATCCTAAAACCGGTAAAAATGTCCATGCCAGAATCGGGAGGTTCGGGGCGATGATCCAGATCGGTGAAACGGATGATGAAGAAAAGCCGGTTTTTGCTTCTCTGATGGCCGGACAGAATATTGCCACCATCACTTTTGAGGAAGCCCTTGAGCTGTTTAAGCTGCCTTTTGACCTGAATGAAGTGGACGGACAGCCGGTTTCAGTCGGAGTCGGAAGATTCGGTCCTTACGTAAAATGGGGCGAAACCTACATCAGCATTCCGAAAGGTGAAGATCCGCTGTCTGTAGACCAGAAACGTGCGGAGGAAATCATCAATGAGAAGAAAATAGCCGATGCGCCCATTGCCAGCTATAAAGGCGAGCCGGTAACCAAAGGTACCGGAAGGTTCGGGCCTTTCATCAAATACAGAAGTATTTTCGTGAATGTGCCGAAGAAATATGATTTTGAAAATCTTTCCCAGAGCGATATCAATGAGCTGATTGATGCCAAGCTGGAAAAAGAAGCCAACCGGTATATCCAGCAGTGGGAAAAAGAAAAGATATCCATTGAAAACGGAAGATGGGGGCCTTTCATCAAATTCGGTAAAGCCATGTTTAAAATCCCGAAAAAATCAGACGATGCCAAATATGAAGGCGAAGAACTGAAAGATATTTCTCTTGATGAGGTTAAAAAATGGATCACTGACCAGGATCCAAAAGCCTTTGCGGAGAAAAAGAAACCGGCAGCGAAGAAAACTGCGGCTGCTAAAAAAACAACAGCGACTGCCAAAAAGCCTGCGGCTAAAAAACCGACAGTGAAAAAGCCAACGGCAAAAAAATAA
- a CDS encoding MraY family glycosyltransferase, giving the protein MKNFELFLTQSGIPIFYFKIGLGFLFSFLITFFSVPTIIKISRRKNLMDEPGVRSSHLRKIPNLGGIAIFYSIGVSASIFAYELFDLYKFLFASMIILLYIGVMDDIVVMRAYKKLVAQIVVSALIVIGSDIRIRSLFGILGIYELKYFISVIFSIVTFIILINAFNLIDGIDGLAGGYSVICSVLFGVSYYRLGAYNYPLVVLSVIIIGAVLAFLYYNLSNYRTNKIFMGDTGSMLLGFLLAFTSICFIDVFIDRKLPGVPRYYLQSAPVMAVAILILPIVDTLNVIIIRLANKKSPFDADKNHIHHKFLQLNLTHRRSSFYIILYYLFVVGVAYYFRHININLLLVVILLVGFLGAYIPDFIYVIKNNKKTNH; this is encoded by the coding sequence ATGAAGAATTTTGAATTGTTCTTAACTCAATCGGGAATTCCTATTTTTTATTTTAAAATAGGGCTGGGTTTTTTATTTTCGTTTTTAATCACTTTTTTCTCCGTTCCTACGATCATTAAAATTTCCAGAAGGAAAAACTTAATGGATGAACCGGGGGTAAGAAGTTCCCACCTGAGAAAGATCCCCAATCTCGGAGGTATTGCTATTTTCTATTCTATCGGGGTATCCGCTTCCATTTTTGCGTATGAACTTTTTGACCTCTATAAATTTCTATTCGCTTCAATGATCATTCTCCTGTATATCGGGGTTATGGATGATATTGTGGTAATGAGGGCCTATAAGAAACTGGTGGCACAGATTGTTGTCTCGGCACTGATTGTGATTGGCTCAGACATACGGATCAGGAGCCTTTTCGGTATTCTGGGAATTTATGAACTCAAGTATTTTATCAGCGTAATTTTCAGCATCGTCACTTTCATTATACTCATCAATGCCTTTAATCTTATTGATGGGATCGATGGGCTTGCAGGAGGGTATTCTGTGATCTGCAGCGTGCTTTTCGGCGTAAGTTATTACAGGCTGGGTGCCTATAATTATCCGCTTGTTGTTTTATCGGTCATTATTATCGGGGCAGTACTGGCATTTCTGTATTATAATTTATCCAATTACAGGACCAATAAAATTTTCATGGGAGATACCGGATCAATGCTTTTGGGCTTTCTACTGGCCTTTACCTCCATCTGTTTTATTGATGTTTTTATTGACAGGAAGCTTCCGGGTGTTCCTCGCTATTACCTGCAGTCTGCTCCGGTAATGGCAGTAGCCATCCTTATTCTGCCAATTGTAGATACCCTGAATGTCATTATCATCAGGCTGGCAAACAAAAAATCGCCCTTTGATGCCGATAAGAATCATATCCATCATAAATTTTTACAGCTGAATCTCACCCACCGCAGATCCAGCTTCTATATTATTTTATATTACCTTTTTGTGGTAGGCGTTGCTTATTATTTCAGACATATAAATATCAATCTTTTGTTAGTGGTTATTTTGCTGGTAGGCTTTTTAGGGGCCTATATTCCGGATTTTATCTATGTTATAAAAAATAATAAAAAGACTAATCATTAA
- a CDS encoding glycoside hydrolase family protein gives MGGWLNGSEICRAEANSPFDTFEHKQVILVPRGEGFWDATTCHNPLIKKVEDRYYLFFMGNSNGKTNTKRIGLATSKSLDGDWTRPEQPLLLPGEEGSWDDHCTTNPAFVKGNDGKYWLFYKSWNTEEYVTQKGAVRGNRKYGLAKADFPEGPYRKVSENPVIDFSSLPDNAQLEDAFVWKQHGKFHMVARDMGFYNHEYGLHLTTKDGIRWTKPEIAYLEMKHYISEPAPPRHLNRFGRLERPMILMGKDRKEPQFLFGATQGGISGTSTAFVFEILKS, from the coding sequence ATGGGCGGCTGGCTTAACGGTTCTGAAATCTGCCGTGCAGAAGCCAATTCTCCGTTTGACACATTTGAACATAAGCAGGTTATTCTTGTTCCCAGAGGTGAAGGTTTCTGGGATGCCACAACTTGTCACAATCCCTTAATTAAAAAAGTGGAGGATCGGTATTATCTGTTCTTCATGGGAAATTCCAACGGGAAGACCAATACCAAAAGAATCGGACTGGCCACTTCAAAAAGTCTCGACGGAGACTGGACCAGGCCTGAACAGCCTTTGCTCCTTCCCGGGGAAGAAGGTTCCTGGGACGACCATTGCACAACGAATCCTGCTTTTGTAAAAGGAAACGACGGTAAATACTGGCTGTTCTACAAATCCTGGAACACGGAAGAATATGTAACCCAGAAAGGTGCGGTAAGAGGAAACCGGAAATACGGGCTGGCAAAGGCAGATTTTCCGGAAGGGCCTTACCGGAAAGTATCTGAAAACCCGGTTATTGATTTTTCATCACTGCCTGATAATGCCCAGCTGGAAGATGCTTTTGTCTGGAAGCAGCATGGGAAATTTCATATGGTGGCAAGGGATATGGGATTCTATAATCACGAATACGGCCTGCATTTAACCACAAAAGACGGGATCCGCTGGACGAAGCCGGAAATTGCCTATCTGGAAATGAAGCATTACATCAGTGAACCGGCTCCTCCCAGACATTTAAACCGGTTCGGAAGGCTGGAACGCCCGATGATTTTGATGGGTAAAGACAGGAAAGAACCTCAGTTTTTATTCGGGGCCACGCAGGGCGGCATATCTGGAACTTCTACGGCTTTTGTTTTTGAGATTTTAAAATCTTAA
- a CDS encoding formimidoylglutamase, with translation MNFEDFIISPRNFKTENWQIGSRITKNIKEDSIVLLFVSDYRGANGSAEVQDFTGIRKEFYKLSQLDFDIPVVDLGDLVSGKSVQDSHYILQEVLSACHFKRAVPVIIGGSNDFAFSLFSALNLHLKHINYTQISNIISLNQGEAIDEYTFLGKILGSKNFSIKNYHHLGYQKHLNEADSIRLIKEVEFDIVRLAEMMNSTEKTEPFFRKADLVTVNCDAIESFSEPFSVNPQVNGLNRREICAYMKEIGLSENLKSVGIFNYNIYSGNQLNHQLLAQMIWYLTEGINIQRSHPKERHYELFYVLVDDRQYAFKRDTFSNLWYFGDDENIENCIPCSRKDFEEAKKGWLSARFTKI, from the coding sequence ATGAATTTTGAAGATTTTATTATTTCCCCAAGAAATTTCAAAACGGAAAACTGGCAGATCGGGAGCCGGATCACGAAAAATATAAAGGAAGACAGCATCGTACTCCTTTTCGTTTCGGATTACCGGGGGGCAAACGGAAGTGCGGAAGTACAAGACTTTACCGGGATCAGGAAAGAGTTTTACAAATTGTCACAGCTGGATTTTGATATTCCTGTTGTGGACCTGGGTGACCTGGTTTCCGGGAAATCCGTTCAGGATTCCCACTATATCCTTCAGGAAGTATTATCGGCCTGTCATTTTAAAAGAGCAGTCCCGGTAATTATCGGAGGCTCGAATGATTTTGCTTTTTCGCTTTTTTCAGCCCTGAACCTTCATCTGAAACACATCAATTACACCCAGATCAGCAACATCATTTCCCTGAACCAGGGAGAGGCAATTGATGAATACACTTTTTTAGGCAAAATTTTAGGATCGAAGAATTTCTCTATCAAGAATTACCATCATTTAGGCTACCAGAAACATTTGAATGAAGCAGATTCCATACGGCTGATCAAAGAAGTTGAATTTGATATCGTGCGTCTGGCAGAAATGATGAACTCTACGGAAAAAACCGAGCCTTTTTTCAGGAAGGCAGACCTGGTAACAGTTAACTGTGATGCCATAGAAAGCTTCAGCGAACCCTTTTCCGTAAATCCGCAGGTAAACGGCTTGAACAGAAGGGAAATCTGTGCCTATATGAAAGAAATCGGGCTGAGCGAAAACCTGAAATCTGTCGGGATCTTCAATTATAATATTTATTCCGGGAACCAGCTGAACCATCAGCTTCTCGCACAGATGATCTGGTACCTTACAGAAGGGATTAACATCCAGAGGTCCCATCCTAAAGAAAGGCATTATGAACTGTTCTATGTTTTGGTTGATGACCGCCAGTATGCCTTCAAAAGGGATACATTCAGCAATCTCTGGTATTTTGGGGATGATGAAAATATAGAAAACTGTATTCCCTGCTCCAGAAAAGATTTTGAAGAAGCCAAAAAAGGCTGGCTCAGTGCCCGGTTTACCAAAATATAA
- a CDS encoding T9SS type A sorting domain-containing protein has protein sequence MRKSVISLAAVSCFLVTQGVCAKSMEVKTSRDFEMHQKAYFKNPDSLIKSSASLNADKKQNLNGNISSIGLSELSDAVKSASRIGGPDWTKAPNSYIFDPSQNGDGLYIPVRKAYAMWEQDRYIGGASIPAGKLTADVLWEDVHGLIKSGQGYALEVVDSGENAKIRVPVNKAKKGNAVVVFRVNGEIFWSWHIWVTDDPSNGSKYKSYPNVKRERADGTIETIPDAEWGWMDRNLGALSGSLTANEWNRNIGLLYQWGRKDPIPPLVQRGNDFYEVSGSIGRVRHRGAKNFTGATNFDNLRRFITLSSATITNNIRLSVKNPLSLIYVNKNDNSGIAYYNNNTNLMVNWFGRMPGLNDSQLPELNLWSDNSRGRVNANYNADEAAQPYQDKSSYDPCPNGWRMPSVLVANLSSSSYVDDIRVDFSPFGVRTNMGKNVFEANSYHKIKPTDSGVPGFMTNFKLYPNFGFDLSNAGGFNMGMYPGTGAIFYNAHQGQFTDQHQTTLWTATMTRNFDTTPAVSARTLFLIPDKRQPDVADPNYPGVQGRYWYFPLGGNPTTDAAGCRCIKDPLYVVDEYDFPTEYLLPQTEYREGLDNPNTYQVVKNTSAFTIDIPVNKAFSVQSQLLNNKDILNTANFNNLKTKVLWTTNTNLINNVTVVNPSPGSLGAITSSRITVTVNPNQSGNAVVTLHNGSVTNPVYWSWHIWVTDTAVGSYNYTTELPVSSVTNYVNYTPKSDNIFQTEFMDRNLGATDAFPVVDNPLAPSAAELAKIKASTGMHYQWGRKDPIPVFQYADDRASYPVYLGNVNAAGTTTYSTLSFASYNDLAGNYIVPYNTYANASNANVLTTDKTSEKIAKVLSYSVRNPLVYMVPSSFAPYNGSAPLYTNGTDWLATEPNLAPDRWGRGGEKSPFDPCPEGWRVPDLTGVAIASGQDFGFTSWYKKDKNVATAYSVLSDYAGQRVRRSSSLSYTIGYTFNDSSYRVGNYPNSGSRGFRSVTANQPAAGTFNAINFQYPGVWTAALNSNYIGRPINVLFDTASNANRMIAFHDNNDPYFGMSCRCVKIKYDADGNEEGVVPRLQVTALPATKPSAVLSGKAIQETAREKTSFFPNPVRNELYIRTPDRNDGYYYQVYNMSGQLVKSGKFENGKTDLSSLISGAYLLRINDSKEVVKIIKE, from the coding sequence ATGAGGAAGTCAGTCATAAGTTTAGCAGCGGTATCCTGTTTTCTGGTTACGCAAGGGGTCTGTGCCAAAAGCATGGAAGTAAAAACAAGTCGGGATTTTGAGATGCATCAGAAAGCATATTTCAAAAACCCGGATTCTTTAATCAAATCATCTGCATCTCTGAATGCAGATAAAAAACAAAATCTTAATGGAAATATAAGCTCTATCGGTTTAAGTGAATTATCTGATGCTGTAAAAAGTGCATCCAGAATTGGCGGTCCGGACTGGACCAAGGCACCCAACAGTTATATATTTGATCCTAGCCAGAACGGTGACGGTCTCTATATTCCTGTAAGAAAAGCCTATGCCATGTGGGAACAGGACCGTTATATCGGCGGAGCCTCGATCCCTGCAGGGAAACTTACGGCAGATGTTTTATGGGAAGACGTCCACGGATTGATAAAGTCCGGACAGGGATATGCACTGGAAGTAGTGGACTCCGGCGAAAATGCAAAAATCCGGGTACCTGTAAATAAAGCTAAAAAAGGGAATGCGGTAGTTGTTTTCAGGGTAAACGGTGAAATTTTCTGGTCCTGGCATATCTGGGTGACGGATGACCCTTCCAATGGCTCAAAATACAAAAGTTACCCCAATGTAAAAAGGGAAAGAGCAGATGGAACTATTGAAACTATTCCTGATGCAGAATGGGGTTGGATGGACAGGAATCTCGGAGCCTTAAGCGGTTCACTTACCGCAAATGAGTGGAACAGGAACATCGGGCTGCTGTACCAGTGGGGAAGGAAAGACCCTATCCCGCCGTTGGTACAGCGTGGAAATGACTTTTACGAAGTTTCAGGATCGATAGGGCGGGTACGACACAGAGGCGCAAAGAATTTTACCGGCGCTACGAATTTTGATAATCTGAGGAGGTTTATCACGCTTTCCAGTGCCACCATCACAAATAACATCCGGCTTTCCGTAAAAAATCCGCTCAGCCTTATCTATGTAAATAAAAATGATAATTCCGGGATCGCCTATTACAACAACAATACAAACCTGATGGTAAACTGGTTCGGCAGGATGCCGGGCCTCAATGACAGCCAATTGCCCGAACTTAACCTTTGGTCAGACAACTCCCGGGGCAGGGTAAATGCCAATTATAATGCTGATGAGGCAGCGCAGCCTTATCAGGACAAATCTTCTTACGATCCGTGCCCGAACGGCTGGAGAATGCCTTCGGTTCTGGTAGCTAATTTGTCTTCATCATCATATGTGGATGATATCAGGGTAGATTTCTCACCCTTCGGCGTAAGGACAAATATGGGGAAAAATGTTTTTGAGGCCAACAGCTACCATAAAATAAAGCCTACGGATTCCGGAGTGCCGGGTTTTATGACCAACTTTAAGCTTTATCCCAATTTCGGGTTTGATCTGTCCAATGCAGGAGGCTTTAATATGGGAATGTATCCCGGGACGGGAGCTATTTTTTACAATGCTCACCAGGGCCAGTTTACAGACCAGCATCAGACGACCCTGTGGACAGCAACCATGACCAGAAACTTTGATACGACTCCGGCAGTCAGTGCAAGGACTTTATTTCTGATCCCGGATAAAAGGCAGCCTGATGTTGCGGATCCCAATTATCCGGGGGTTCAGGGCAGGTACTGGTATTTTCCTCTAGGAGGAAACCCTACTACGGATGCTGCCGGCTGCAGATGCATCAAAGATCCGTTATACGTAGTGGATGAATATGATTTCCCTACGGAATACCTTCTTCCCCAGACAGAATACCGTGAAGGCCTCGATAATCCGAATACGTACCAGGTTGTAAAGAACACTTCGGCTTTTACCATTGATATCCCGGTGAATAAGGCATTCTCCGTGCAAAGCCAGCTATTGAATAATAAAGACATTTTAAATACGGCTAACTTTAACAATCTTAAAACCAAAGTTCTCTGGACAACGAATACAAACCTGATCAATAACGTAACGGTGGTCAATCCTTCTCCGGGTTCGTTAGGCGCTATTACATCTTCCAGGATTACAGTTACCGTAAATCCGAACCAAAGCGGGAACGCTGTGGTAACGCTGCATAACGGAAGTGTCACCAATCCGGTGTACTGGTCCTGGCATATCTGGGTAACGGATACTGCTGTGGGTTCATATAATTACACAACAGAATTACCGGTCTCTTCGGTCACCAATTATGTCAATTACACGCCAAAGTCCGATAATATTTTCCAGACTGAATTTATGGACAGGAACCTGGGCGCCACGGATGCCTTTCCGGTAGTGGATAATCCGCTGGCCCCGTCCGCAGCAGAACTGGCAAAGATCAAAGCTTCTACCGGCATGCACTACCAGTGGGGAAGAAAAGACCCGATTCCGGTTTTTCAGTATGCAGATGACCGGGCTTCTTACCCTGTTTACCTTGGAAATGTAAATGCAGCCGGAACAACTACGTACAGCACACTTTCCTTTGCCTCCTACAATGATCTGGCAGGAAACTATATCGTACCTTATAATACCTATGCAAATGCTTCCAATGCCAATGTTCTGACCACTGATAAAACCTCGGAAAAAATTGCAAAAGTACTCTCTTATTCTGTAAGAAATCCGCTGGTGTATATGGTTCCGAGCAGTTTCGCGCCTTATAACGGTTCGGCACCGCTTTATACAAACGGTACCGACTGGCTGGCTACCGAACCGAATCTGGCTCCGGACCGTTGGGGAAGAGGAGGCGAAAAATCTCCTTTCGATCCGTGTCCTGAAGGCTGGAGGGTTCCTGATCTTACCGGTGTGGCCATTGCCTCCGGACAGGATTTTGGATTTACATCATGGTACAAAAAAGATAAAAATGTAGCTACTGCATACAGTGTGCTGAGTGATTACGCAGGACAGAGGGTAAGAAGAAGTTCTTCGCTAAGTTATACAATCGGCTATACGTTTAATGATTCTTCTTACAGAGTGGGCAATTACCCTAATTCCGGATCACGCGGATTCAGAAGCGTAACGGCTAACCAGCCTGCTGCAGGAACTTTTAATGCCATTAATTTCCAGTATCCGGGAGTCTGGACGGCCGCCTTGAACAGCAACTATATCGGAAGGCCTATCAATGTATTATTTGATACTGCATCTAATGCCAACCGTATGATTGCCTTCCATGATAACAATGACCCTTATTTCGGGATGAGCTGCCGATGTGTTAAAATTAAATATGATGCTGACGGAAATGAAGAAGGTGTGGTTCCAAGGCTGCAGGTTACTGCTTTGCCGGCTACAAAACCTTCGGCGGTTCTCAGTGGAAAAGCAATTCAGGAAACTGCCAGGGAAAAGACATCATTCTTTCCGAATCCTGTAAGAAATGAGCTTTATATCAGGACACCGGACCGTAATGACGGGTATTACTACCAGGTCTATAACATGTCCGGCCAGCTGGTGAAATCCGGTAAATTTGAGAACGGGAAAACAGATCTTTCTTCACTGATTTCAGGAGCTTATTTATTAAGGATTAACGATTCAAAAGAAGTGGTAAAGATTATTAAAGAGTAA
- a CDS encoding glycosyltransferase family 2 protein, with translation MTDVPLKVSVIVPVYNVENYLAKCLASLVGQTYPHMEILVVNDGSKDNSGQVIQDFAHRYPEKIRVFTKENGGLSDARNFGIDRATGDYIGFVDSDDYVTPDMFEEMLALAEKHHSKMVICNIQKVDQNGNVTQKLTQIPNMPEYIALKDNFSVFADLSYFACNKLFSKELFNGKRFKKSVHFEDIQLIPQLLLECDTVAQTQKFHYQYLERTDSITKTHTAKGLDILKAVEDVEFHFAHSRYSDRKSELRSFQIFEGVYSFLAYLAFVKEEKIFNEMAGELELFIKKRNITLKDILKYNRFDQNYLLSLPLKKKIFYLLFFAGQKKLIRKLI, from the coding sequence ATGACAGATGTTCCCCTGAAAGTTTCCGTTATTGTTCCTGTTTATAATGTAGAGAACTACCTGGCGAAATGCCTTGCTTCTTTGGTCGGGCAGACATATCCGCATATGGAAATCCTGGTGGTGAATGACGGCAGTAAAGATAATTCCGGACAGGTTATACAGGATTTTGCCCATCGGTATCCTGAAAAAATAAGAGTGTTCACCAAAGAAAACGGAGGATTAAGCGATGCCCGCAATTTTGGGATTGACAGGGCAACGGGAGATTATATCGGTTTTGTGGACAGCGACGATTATGTAACGCCGGATATGTTTGAAGAAATGCTGGCCCTGGCAGAAAAGCATCATTCTAAAATGGTAATCTGCAACATTCAGAAAGTTGACCAGAATGGAAATGTTACCCAAAAGCTGACCCAGATCCCGAATATGCCGGAATACATTGCGCTTAAAGACAATTTTTCGGTTTTTGCAGACCTGAGTTATTTTGCCTGCAATAAATTATTCAGTAAAGAACTGTTTAACGGAAAAAGGTTTAAGAAGTCCGTTCATTTTGAAGACATCCAGCTGATTCCGCAGCTTTTACTGGAATGTGATACGGTGGCCCAGACTCAGAAATTTCATTACCAGTATCTCGAAAGAACGGATTCCATTACAAAGACACATACGGCAAAGGGCCTGGACATCCTGAAGGCCGTAGAAGATGTGGAGTTTCATTTTGCCCATTCGCGGTATTCAGACAGAAAATCAGAACTCAGAAGTTTTCAAATTTTTGAAGGGGTATATTCATTTCTGGCTTATCTGGCTTTTGTAAAAGAAGAAAAAATTTTCAATGAAATGGCCGGGGAACTGGAGCTTTTTATAAAAAAAAGAAATATAACACTGAAAGATATATTAAAGTATAATCGTTTTGATCAAAATTATCTGTTATCTTTGCCGCTGAAAAAAAAGATATTTTATCTGTTATTTTTTGCAGGGCAGAAAAAACTGATAAGGAAATTAATTTAA